One part of the Ignavibacteriales bacterium genome encodes these proteins:
- a CDS encoding NAD-dependent epimerase/dehydratase family protein — protein sequence MILVTGNVGFIGTYLTKALVKQGFKVHGIDLRPLRDSEDVVNHVQGNILEKDSVRKAMEGADCIIHLAAEHKDFGVDRDQYYRVNVDGTKMLLRTASEMKINKFVFFSSVAVYGASQPSSDGTLPNPNNDYGASKLKTEDAVRVWAAEDPAREVVILRPTVVFGPRNRANIFRLVRQVCDKQFIWVGKGDNIKSVAYVENLVDATILLLNTMAPGVLTLNYSDRPQLTTKEIVDIIAQKAGVTVPSRRIPLPLALSVARVFDLLGNITRRDFPITSARIRKFNTPTCHNAEKIFAMGFQPRYSIEEGFEKNVRWYLSNKGDLDLSDTLD from the coding sequence ATGATCCTTGTAACCGGAAACGTTGGATTTATCGGAACGTATCTCACGAAAGCTCTTGTGAAACAGGGCTTCAAGGTCCATGGGATCGATCTTCGGCCGCTGCGTGACTCCGAAGATGTCGTCAATCATGTGCAGGGGAATATCCTTGAGAAGGATTCTGTTCGCAAAGCCATGGAAGGCGCCGATTGCATTATCCACCTTGCTGCCGAACACAAGGACTTTGGCGTCGACAGAGACCAATACTATCGCGTCAATGTCGATGGAACGAAAATGCTGTTGCGAACTGCGTCGGAGATGAAGATCAACAAGTTTGTCTTTTTTAGCTCGGTTGCGGTCTATGGTGCTTCGCAGCCTTCATCTGATGGCACACTCCCGAATCCAAACAACGACTATGGCGCCTCCAAGCTGAAAACAGAGGACGCAGTCCGCGTATGGGCAGCGGAAGATCCGGCCAGGGAAGTCGTCATCCTGCGTCCAACGGTAGTGTTTGGACCGAGGAATCGTGCGAACATCTTCCGGCTCGTCAGGCAAGTCTGCGACAAGCAGTTCATCTGGGTTGGCAAGGGAGACAATATCAAGTCCGTAGCGTACGTGGAGAACCTTGTCGATGCGACGATCTTGCTACTGAACACGATGGCTCCCGGCGTGTTGACGCTGAACTACTCCGATCGGCCGCAGCTGACGACGAAAGAGATCGTCGATATTATCGCACAGAAGGCCGGAGTAACAGTCCCAAGCAGGAGAATTCCTCTGCCACTCGCTCTCTCGGTTGCGCGCGTGTTCGATCTGTTGGGCAATATCACTCGCCGGGATTTTCCGATTACGTCGGCGAGGATCCGGAAGTTCAATACGCCCACGTGTCACAATGCCGAAAAGATCTTTGCGATGGGCTTTCAGCCCCGGTACAGTATCGAAGAGGGGTTTGAAAAAAACGTCCGGTGGTATCTATCCAATAAAGGGGATCTCGATCTATCCGACACATTGGACTGA
- a CDS encoding glycosyltransferase family 4 protein, which produces MKAVIAANTSWYLQNFRGEIFRDLASAGTDVVALAPKDEWSPRFEELGARYVEIRMNRRGLNPFGDLLLLARLYRIYSKERPDVVLHNTIKPVIYGSLAAGFAGVGRIVNMISGLGFVFIGEGLVQRMLRPLVHRLYRRALRRSHTVLFQNPDDRKYFVDHRLVTEAKTVVIPGSGVDTDRFHYVGSPNDKSDCTFLFVGRILKDKGVLEFVEAARMTRESKPNARFQMLGKIDTDNPTHIEGSVVSSWVNDGLVEYLGEADDVRDILGRADVVVLPSYREGVPRSVLEGMAMGKAIITTDVPGCRETVENGRNGLLVPPRDADALAAAMKDMIAHPDRRAAMGKESRKLAEERFDVRNVNEQIFRAMGLTAHLQESVPAAAQNRNLK; this is translated from the coding sequence TTGAAAGCAGTAATCGCGGCAAATACATCCTGGTACCTCCAGAACTTCAGGGGAGAAATTTTTCGTGATCTGGCATCAGCCGGGACAGACGTCGTGGCCCTGGCGCCGAAAGACGAATGGTCGCCCCGGTTCGAAGAACTGGGTGCAAGGTACGTTGAGATCCGGATGAACCGTCGAGGGCTGAATCCCTTCGGTGATTTGCTCCTGCTCGCCCGATTGTATCGCATCTATTCCAAAGAACGGCCGGATGTGGTGCTCCATAATACGATCAAACCGGTGATCTACGGATCGCTGGCGGCCGGGTTTGCAGGTGTTGGCAGGATCGTGAACATGATCTCAGGGCTCGGATTCGTTTTCATCGGTGAAGGTTTGGTGCAGCGGATGTTGCGTCCACTGGTTCACCGGCTATACCGGCGCGCGCTGCGAAGATCCCATACGGTTCTGTTCCAGAACCCAGACGACAGGAAGTACTTCGTTGACCATCGTCTCGTCACCGAAGCAAAAACCGTAGTCATCCCAGGATCGGGTGTTGATACCGATCGGTTTCATTACGTCGGAAGCCCAAACGACAAGTCGGACTGCACGTTCCTGTTTGTGGGAAGGATCCTTAAAGACAAGGGAGTGCTCGAGTTTGTCGAGGCTGCGAGGATGACCAGAGAATCAAAACCCAATGCCAGATTCCAGATGCTGGGGAAAATCGACACCGACAACCCAACCCACATCGAGGGTTCGGTCGTCAGCAGTTGGGTCAATGACGGACTTGTTGAGTATCTTGGTGAAGCCGACGATGTTCGCGACATTCTCGGTCGCGCCGATGTGGTTGTCCTCCCGTCGTATCGCGAAGGGGTGCCGAGATCGGTCCTGGAGGGGATGGCGATGGGCAAAGCGATCATCACGACAGATGTCCCTGGTTGCAGAGAGACGGTGGAGAATGGCAGGAACGGGTTGCTGGTTCCGCCGCGGGATGCTGATGCGCTGGCAGCAGCTATGAAGGACATGATTGCTCATCCAGACCGGCGAGCAGCGATGGGCAAAGAGAGCAGAAAACTCGCTGAGGAACGCTTCGACGTGAGAAATGTGAACGAACAGATTTTCAGGGCGATGGGTCTCACGGCTCATCTGCAAGAAAGCGTACCTGCAGCCGCACAGAATCGGAATTTGAAATGA
- a CDS encoding class I SAM-dependent methyltransferase, whose translation MESLFRKVNPGYRHRYEVYNELVSGELSSDKVWVDVGCGCNENVAVYGTKTKLAVGLDAMIHPELANAPFIQASLRSIPLRSGCADIVTLRMVVEHLEKIPGDFEEIERILKPGGKMVVLTTNSLSPLVFFPGLLPYRLKEGLIRKTFHTAAEDVFPTFHRCNTPGAMKNGIGELRLSTLQFLEQVPLSSPGLTMVFGGWYIIARLPFLAQLRSTMLAVFEKRN comes from the coding sequence GTGGAATCTCTTTTTCGAAAGGTCAACCCAGGCTATCGCCATCGCTACGAGGTCTACAATGAACTGGTCTCGGGAGAACTCTCCAGCGATAAGGTTTGGGTGGATGTCGGGTGTGGCTGTAATGAAAATGTCGCGGTCTACGGAACCAAGACGAAACTCGCGGTCGGTCTTGACGCGATGATTCATCCGGAACTCGCAAACGCTCCTTTCATCCAGGCGAGTTTGCGCAGCATCCCCCTTCGTTCGGGTTGCGCAGATATTGTGACATTGAGAATGGTAGTTGAACATCTCGAAAAAATCCCCGGGGATTTTGAGGAGATCGAACGGATTCTGAAACCAGGCGGCAAGATGGTCGTTCTTACGACCAACAGCCTGAGCCCACTGGTGTTCTTCCCGGGTCTTCTGCCGTATCGCCTGAAGGAAGGATTGATCCGGAAAACTTTTCACACAGCCGCCGAAGACGTGTTTCCCACATTCCATCGATGTAACACGCCGGGTGCGATGAAGAACGGAATCGGGGAATTGAGACTCAGCACTCTTCAATTCCTGGAACAGGTCCCGCTGTCTTCTCCGGGCCTGACGATGGTCTTTGGTGGATGGTACATCATTGCGAGACTCCCGTTTCTGGCGCAGTTGAGAAGCACCATGCTTGCTGTATTTGAAAAAAGGAATTGA
- a CDS encoding SDR family oxidoreductase: MAHFLVTGGAGFIGSNIVAELVKRGERVRVLDNFSTGNRENLRPFGDSIELVEGSLTDFETVRIAARGVDVVLHQGALPSVPRSIEQPLNSNEVNAGGTLNVLVASRDEGVKRVVFASSSSIYGDVDIDRKHEGLPPRPLSPYAVAKMAAEYYAKVFFKLYGLEAVALRYFNVFGPRQNPDSQYSAVIPKFIKMMMNGKQPVIFGDGLQSRDFSYVENIVLANLLAASAPRMTGETLNIACGETRTLLDLVNGLNKALGTTISPIFQPIRKGDVMHSLADISLAERTINYKPTVGWEEGLKRTVQWYVELEKGNRGTGVA, from the coding sequence ATGGCTCATTTTCTCGTCACCGGTGGTGCTGGTTTTATTGGATCGAACATTGTCGCTGAGCTTGTGAAGCGCGGCGAACGTGTGCGGGTTCTTGACAACTTCTCGACGGGCAACCGTGAAAACCTCCGCCCGTTTGGCGATTCCATCGAGCTCGTTGAAGGAAGTCTGACCGATTTCGAAACCGTGCGAATCGCTGCACGTGGAGTGGACGTCGTGCTCCATCAGGGTGCGCTTCCATCGGTTCCACGATCGATCGAGCAGCCTCTCAACAGCAACGAAGTGAATGCCGGCGGGACCTTGAACGTCCTCGTGGCCAGCAGAGACGAGGGTGTGAAGCGTGTGGTGTTCGCTTCGTCGTCATCAATCTATGGCGACGTTGACATCGACCGGAAGCATGAAGGCCTTCCACCCCGGCCTCTTTCGCCATACGCGGTTGCAAAGATGGCTGCCGAGTACTATGCCAAGGTATTTTTCAAACTATACGGGCTGGAAGCTGTGGCGCTGAGGTATTTCAATGTCTTCGGCCCTCGCCAAAACCCGGACTCACAGTATTCCGCCGTGATTCCGAAGTTCATCAAGATGATGATGAATGGGAAGCAGCCGGTGATTTTTGGTGACGGTCTGCAGTCGCGGGATTTCAGCTACGTCGAAAATATTGTACTCGCCAACCTTCTTGCTGCCAGTGCTCCGCGCATGACCGGTGAAACGTTAAATATCGCGTGTGGAGAAACCCGCACTCTTCTCGATCTAGTCAACGGATTGAACAAAGCTCTTGGCACAACCATCTCGCCGATCTTCCAGCCGATTCGAAAAGGGGACGTGATGCACTCCCTCGCTGACATCTCGCTTGCAGAACGGACGATCAATTACAAGCCGACAGTTGGGTGGGAAGAAGGGCTCAAACGGACCGTGCAATGGTATGTCGAACTCGAAAAGGGCAATCGTGGAACAGGTGTTGCGTAG
- a CDS encoding glycosyltransferase family 4 protein: MKILLLSRYDTLGASSRYRSYQYLPYLRSRGHTVQVAPLLSNLYLQRLYAGKSMPVFDVFAALVHRKLLMLQKRKFDLLWIEYEALPWIPYWMESMLLSSSVPFVLDYDDAIFHRYDRHPSAVVRAALGKKIDHLMNRSSLVIAGNEYLASRAREAGAKRVEILPTVIDLEKYPVTPAAQSDEFTIGWIGTPKTVHYLNEIREALQVVGREGGARVVTIGAEGVELSGVHCEHRLWSEKTEVEEMQKFDVGVMPLIDGPWERGKCGHKLIQYMGCSRPVVASPVGVNSTIVEEGKTGFLASTTDQWVRALRTLKENRSLRLEMGRKGRGKVEQSYSLQVAAPRLASLLEEFQKGKR, encoded by the coding sequence GTGAAGATTCTGCTACTCAGCCGATACGACACACTCGGAGCAAGCAGCCGGTACAGAAGCTATCAATACCTGCCGTATCTCCGAAGCCGGGGCCATACGGTTCAGGTTGCACCGCTGCTCAGCAATCTCTATCTGCAGCGGCTGTATGCCGGAAAAAGCATGCCCGTGTTCGACGTGTTCGCAGCACTTGTTCACAGAAAGCTGCTCATGCTGCAGAAGAGGAAATTCGACCTCCTCTGGATTGAATACGAGGCATTGCCGTGGATCCCATACTGGATGGAGTCGATGCTCCTGTCGTCTTCGGTACCTTTTGTTCTGGATTATGACGATGCGATCTTTCATCGCTATGACCGGCATCCTTCTGCCGTCGTGCGGGCAGCCCTGGGGAAAAAGATCGATCACCTCATGAACCGGTCGAGCCTGGTTATTGCCGGAAACGAATACCTTGCATCACGCGCCCGGGAGGCGGGCGCGAAACGAGTGGAGATTTTGCCCACCGTCATCGATCTCGAAAAATATCCAGTGACGCCGGCGGCACAGTCCGACGAGTTCACGATCGGCTGGATCGGAACACCGAAGACGGTCCACTACCTGAACGAAATACGGGAAGCGCTGCAAGTCGTGGGCCGCGAAGGTGGAGCGAGGGTGGTGACGATAGGAGCGGAAGGAGTTGAATTGTCAGGTGTTCATTGTGAACACAGGCTGTGGAGCGAGAAGACGGAAGTGGAAGAGATGCAGAAGTTCGACGTTGGAGTTATGCCGCTCATCGACGGCCCCTGGGAGCGGGGAAAATGCGGACACAAACTGATCCAATACATGGGCTGCTCCCGTCCTGTTGTTGCCTCGCCGGTTGGAGTCAACAGCACGATCGTTGAAGAGGGAAAGACAGGCTTTCTGGCGTCGACGACGGACCAATGGGTTCGGGCGCTGAGAACGCTGAAAGAGAACCGTTCGCTCCGGTTGGAAATGGGGCGGAAAGGGAGAGGAAAGGTTGAGCAGAGCTATTCGTTGCAGGTCGCCGCACCGCGCCTTGCATCGCTGCTTGAAGAGTTTCAAAAGGGCAAACGCTGA
- the asnB gene encoding asparagine synthase (glutamine-hydrolyzing) encodes MCGIFGILSTNPSHFAHTAEQMKAIYHRGPDEQGTWANEQVFLGNCRLSIIDLVSGHQPIFNEKKSCCIVYNGELYNFEDLRPQLQSRGHLFTTHSDTEVVLHAYEEWGIDCLKKFNGMFAFAIWDDAKQALFVARDRIGEKPLYYFRGRDRLVFGSEIKSIVADPTIPREVNPRGLSNFVTFGHSLAPDTMYKDIFKLLPGHYLIAAGGKVETRQYWDVGDEPQISDGKELSEEEYAERILALLDDSVKRRMVADVPVGAFLSGGVDSSAIVALMCRHTRERVKTFSLGFTIGGAYNELADAKRVADFLGTEHHELRVDHLDMIGTLQKLVYQYDEPFGDAANFPVYLISEFARKHVKVVLAGEGGDELFGGYRRYAADLMAQRYQRLPGLITRSLVPALVGAVPRLRRTKRIARTLPISDPAVRYGAWLEVFSREMREELFRPEFQKEIEGYDPTWPYPHYYNRQLNGPRSLDHLNRIMYVDLKTWLSDTYMEKVDKATMAVSLEGRLPFLDHRLVELAFQIPGKYKIRGTSTKMILKKAVRSLVPPEVLKKPKHGFAVPTDPWFRGELKEFVFQTLTDERARRRGYFNAPYIEKLYKLHSEGKEVYDTALWFLLNFELWNRVYIDRQSV; translated from the coding sequence ATGTGCGGAATATTCGGCATACTTTCGACGAACCCTTCCCATTTCGCTCATACCGCGGAACAGATGAAAGCTATCTATCATCGCGGACCGGATGAACAGGGGACGTGGGCGAACGAGCAGGTGTTTCTCGGCAATTGCAGGCTCAGTATCATCGATCTGGTGAGCGGGCATCAACCCATATTCAACGAAAAGAAATCGTGCTGCATCGTCTATAACGGTGAACTGTATAACTTCGAAGACTTGCGTCCGCAGCTGCAATCACGCGGACACCTGTTCACAACACATTCAGACACCGAAGTTGTCCTGCACGCCTACGAAGAGTGGGGGATCGATTGCCTCAAGAAGTTCAACGGCATGTTCGCGTTCGCCATTTGGGACGACGCGAAGCAAGCCCTCTTTGTCGCCCGCGACCGAATAGGGGAGAAACCTCTCTACTACTTCAGGGGACGAGATCGACTGGTCTTCGGGTCTGAAATCAAGTCGATTGTGGCAGATCCAACAATTCCGCGAGAGGTGAATCCGCGTGGACTTTCAAACTTCGTGACGTTTGGCCACTCCCTGGCTCCGGACACGATGTACAAGGACATTTTCAAACTTCTTCCGGGACATTACCTCATCGCGGCGGGAGGCAAGGTCGAAACAAGGCAGTACTGGGATGTCGGGGATGAGCCCCAGATCTCCGACGGAAAAGAACTCTCAGAAGAAGAGTATGCTGAGAGAATTCTCGCGCTGCTCGATGATTCGGTCAAGCGCCGGATGGTGGCCGACGTGCCAGTGGGCGCATTCTTGAGTGGCGGAGTGGATTCAAGCGCCATCGTCGCTTTGATGTGCAGGCATACACGTGAACGCGTCAAGACATTCTCGCTCGGTTTCACGATCGGCGGAGCGTATAACGAACTTGCCGACGCGAAGCGAGTTGCCGACTTCCTCGGGACCGAGCATCACGAGCTCCGGGTCGATCATCTCGATATGATCGGGACGCTGCAGAAGCTTGTCTATCAGTACGATGAGCCGTTTGGGGACGCCGCCAATTTTCCTGTCTACCTGATCAGCGAGTTTGCGCGAAAACATGTAAAAGTAGTTCTGGCCGGCGAGGGGGGAGACGAGCTGTTTGGAGGGTATCGACGGTACGCTGCCGACCTCATGGCGCAGAGGTACCAGAGACTACCCGGGCTCATCACCCGATCGCTGGTTCCGGCTCTTGTCGGTGCAGTCCCGCGTCTTCGCCGGACGAAACGCATAGCACGAACGCTGCCGATCTCTGATCCCGCAGTTCGTTATGGGGCGTGGCTTGAAGTGTTTTCCCGCGAGATGAGGGAAGAGTTGTTCCGGCCGGAATTCCAGAAAGAGATCGAGGGATACGACCCGACCTGGCCCTATCCACATTACTACAACCGTCAATTGAATGGTCCTCGATCGCTGGATCATCTCAACCGGATAATGTATGTCGATCTCAAGACGTGGCTGTCCGATACCTACATGGAAAAGGTGGATAAAGCCACGATGGCGGTCAGTCTCGAGGGAAGGCTCCCATTCCTGGACCATCGCCTCGTCGAACTGGCATTCCAGATTCCCGGGAAATACAAGATCCGCGGGACTTCGACGAAGATGATACTCAAGAAGGCAGTCAGGAGTCTGGTTCCTCCGGAAGTGCTGAAGAAACCAAAACATGGTTTCGCCGTTCCGACGGATCCCTGGTTCAGAGGAGAGCTCAAGGAGTTTGTTTTTCAAACGCTGACAGATGAGCGGGCTCGACGTCGTGGCTATTTCAACGCGCCCTATATCGAGAAGCTCTACAAGCTGCACAGCGAAGGGAAAGAAGTATACGATACGGCGCTCTGGTTCCTGCTCAATTTCGAACTGTGGAACCGGGTGTATATCGACCGGCAATCAGTGTAG